One region of Leishmania panamensis strain MHOM/PA/94/PSC-1 chromosome 28 sequence genomic DNA includes:
- a CDS encoding hypothetical protein (TriTrypDB/GeneDB-style sysID: LpmP.28.0350) encodes MSTFTVIYNFVTYTASGFSVMMNVSPLLTIRRLEQSGTVGASTITFYGAQMYSAITWASYGVFSTSYPLLISNTLGNTVSTYCSLVFLAVARREEKSGRTLQSTTYSKSVMTYVFFFLLCAAHLLLSIIIIISGRPEAAKTITGYEGCVAIIVMLSSPLMAFKHIVATKNAEVLAPAMVGCAFFNSLFWLIAGLMTGDAFIVAPNVPCLLACCVQVALLVIYGRRPTAPKEMREGIAPTPFG; translated from the coding sequence ATGAGCACCTTCACCGTCATCTACAACTTTGTGACCTACACGGCAAGCGGGTTCTCGGTGATGATGAACGTGTCGCCACTCCTCACGATTCGCCGGCTGGAGCAGTCGGGCACCGTGGGGGCGTCTACCATCACTTTCTACGGTGCACAGATGTACAGCGCCATTACGTGGGCCTCGTACGgtgtcttctccacctcttaCCCGCTGCTCATCTCGAACACCCTCGGCAACACCGTCTCGACCTACTGTAGTCTCGTGTTCCTCGCAGTAGCGCGGCGGGAGGAGAAGTCAGGACGCACGCTGCAGTCCACAACCTACTCCAAGAGCGTCATGACGTacgtcttcttcttcctgctctgcgccgcgcacctgctgctgagcatcATCATCATTATCTCTGGCCGACCGGAGGCGGCAAAGACGATTACTGGCTACGAGGGGTGCGTGGCGATCATCGTGATGCTGAGCTCCCCCCTTATGGCGTTCAAGCACATCGTGGCTACGAAGAACGCCGAGGTTCTCGCGCCGGCCATGGTCGGCTGTGCATTTTTCAACTCACTCTTCTGGCTCATCGCGGGCTTAATGACTGGCGACGCCTTCATCGTCGCCCCCAACGTCCCGTGCCTGCTTGCGTGTTGCgtgcaggtggcgctgctggtcaTCTACGGGCGGAGGCCGACGGCGCCGAAAGAGATGAGGGAGGGCATCGCTCCCACTCCTTTTGGCTAG
- a CDS encoding ubiquitin activating enzyme, putative (TriTrypDB/GeneDB-style sysID: LpmP.28.0360): protein MIDAEAVRYDRQIRLWGKATQQQIMHTSVALHGIAGAAAEVTKNLVLAGVRAVAVADEGHVTDVDVCTNYLMQGEGGGTRGARALSALQRLNPYVTVYDAVTKLDGSSGPRVTMATVASVEDALPHAHVAVPGADIVAFHVTCGPTVLALFLYRRLPARSLAEQWRCLVAEPSLLAEKPRGYQRVVLALHVRTDAVSLGFAAAAAKAYEVVERLHLQQLTAADVQEVLQSCAHDAGSGDCVSDTIAGACVAQHLIRQISALDQPPDAQSYHWMLCECGAEVECLVGL, encoded by the coding sequence ATGATCGatgcagaggcggtgcggtACGACCGCCAGATTCGGCTCTGGGGCAAAGCGACCCAGCAGCAGATAATGCACACAAGCGTCGCATTGCACGGCATTGCTGGGGCCGCGGCGGAGGTCACGAAAAATTTGGTCCTGGCAGGGGTGCGAGCGGTGGCAGTCGCTGATGAAGGCCATGTCACGGATGTCGACGTATGCACCAACTACTTGATGCAGGGCGAGGGGGGCGGCACACGCGGCGCCCGCGCCCTTAGTGCATTGCAGCGTCTGAACCCGTATGTGACGGTGTACGACGCAGTCACCAAGCTCGATGGCTCTTCGGGCCCACGGGTGACGATGGCTACCGTCGCCTCGGTAGAGGACGCCCTACCGCATGCGCACGTCGCTGTGCCGGGTGCTGACATCGTGGCATTCCATGTCACGTGCGGCCCCACTGTTCTGGCGCTCTTCCTCTATCGGCGGCTGCCAGCACGCTCGTTGGCggagcagtggcgctgcctTGTGGCGGAACCGAGTCTCTTGGCAGAGAAGCCGCGCGGCTACCAGAGAGTCGTCTTGGCGCTGCACGTTCGGACAGACGCCGTGTCGCTTGGgttcgccgctgccgccgcgaaGGCGtacgaggtggtggagcgcttgcacctccagcagctgacTGCCGCCGATGTGCAGGAAGTATtgcagagctgcgcgcaCGACGCGGGCTCAGGAGACTGCGTTAGCGACACGATTGCTGGCGCGTGCGTCGCCCAGCACCTGATCCGCCAAATCAGTGCCCTCGACCAACCGCCGGACGCGCAGTCGTATCACTGGATGCTCTGCGAGTGTGGCGCGGAGGTGGAATGCCTTGTTGGCTTGTAG
- a CDS encoding hypothetical protein (TriTrypDB/GeneDB-style sysID: LpmP.28.0340) produces MSATITQLVRRIAAPAVAASLMKEELCLALAAVAQLRPTLSIATGERATASPLSTEALAQRSLRVLPRCAPQEVRMIAHGANALQWFLTPSLLLIDALARTLYTHIVKWSQPATEGKSVAKHKVRLSDILAVIQLATEAQRYFDATIFLLATQHAVEVGGQSTDMSAALAEEFVAIVCGYAGEEDGAAAVGRLVARLEGSPTVASNSPGLDVLRASVRDRPLKVADRWMVSYTQWAQQRRSVLETVRAPADAAAATHTEGGTVRTPIQLLKARHDVWQVVLALLAEKEYVTDDRLQRTLEAVRLLHIQDPVTLSTLDRTVALRAMSPTLPSAMLTNYENFVYAQAQYYPHALAALKQGDAVTAAAVTGAQEAIGARSSPSSRPTAGTLQHVSVIQRVYRDAVAGAVVSEKDLFQLSTTVDTSSADEVAMATYVFARGKELPSDLLMWLPKRLMSLTLEGVVALVRAGRHDRRGALARVLPVCLRNSVHLQECILSAPTMVLVELVEALGRPLPRWTAPSDQASSLEEQVFDMVVAHLLLQVEQMPLPALLSVMKIGGCRLARTDDLMQAVCGRVADHLVAAVTPPSISLCLEVLASLQLGNCRQERLLDLLADAIAAHFSPMSQLTTSADAPRLAALLRFATTQLKYGSPEMAAVGTNLLQRVRQGDWDSLPPEALVAAALFALDSSTLVSSAVSLELPHAVVAHLVAAQRLASTVTVDLAIALVELLELIPTVDADHAQALVTCVLPVASALSPPVVARLLFVRHRNSIAAVAATAPSADVAAELYTTVGKHVLGLPPETFTALCVVAARPGFEAALANLLVDMLPLMADALSAHQLSRCVFGLGEMADAGQRLSHQVMTEALSDYVVDNLELFTSACDIATLLHGFAKLQCTKRHLYSVFATQLLRRPIKSTLDFRSISLLFFAFGSVRFVNKDLMDLLCRVFVAHIDSLAAPDVLMSLRGLSRMNLLNDSFYRKLGMKATELVDEFPLQAQCDLLHAYGAVEEAHPKLAETLSKRIAAAVESLPSVSVATDVLTSLWLMGTNMVTNESIETIVNYVVRNASELTGSDIRKLCSITLNQNWKHPELLHGMAARAIALQEEQQLEATTARAVLDTLSSQLVFHQAARVQLSHLARTVSKETVLLSGEEQEQLNLITSN; encoded by the coding sequence ATGTCTGCGACTATTACGCAACTGGTACGCCGCATTgccgcgccggcggtggctgcatcTCTTATGAAGGAAGAGCTGTGCTTGGCCCTTGCCGCCGTCGCCCAACTGCGGCCGACCCTCTCTATCGCGACGGGTGAAAGAGctaccgcctcccccctctccaccgaGGCCCTTGCGCAACGCAGCTTGCGAGTGTTGCCTCGCTGCGCCCCGCAAGAGGTGCGAATGATTGCCCATGGTGCGAACGCCTTGCAGTGGTTTCTGACTCCGTCACTGCTCCTGATAGACGCGCTTGCGCGCACGCTCTACACGCATATCGTGAAGTGGAGCCAGCCGGCGACAGAAGGGAAGTCCGTAGCGAAGCACAAAGTGCGGCTGAGTGACATACTCGCCGTTATTCAGTTGGCgacggaggcgcagcgctaCTTCGACGCTACGATCTTCCTGTTGGCCACACAACATGCAGTGGAAGTCGGCGGTCAGTCGACGGACATGTCAGCAGCGCTCGCCGAAGAGTTTGTGGCGATTGTGTGCGGGTACgctggggaggaggacggcgcgGCCGCGGTGGGACGGCTGGTCGCGCGTCTCGAGGGATCGCCCACTGTTGCCTCCAACTCTCCTGGCCTTGACGTGCTGAGGGCCAGCGTGCGTGACCGACCGCTAAAAGTCGCTGACCGGTGGATGGTGTCGTACACGCAgtgggcgcagcagcgccgcagcgttCTCGAGACTGTCCGGGCCCCTGcggacgctgcagcggcgacccATACTGAAGGTGGAACCGTTCGCACACCGATTCAGCTCCTGAAGGCGCGGCACGACGTTTGGCAAGTCGTTCTCGCCCTCCTTGCGGAAAAGGAATACGTCACGGACGACCGTCTGCAGCGGACTCTCGAGGCAGTAAGGCTGCTTCACATCCAGGATCCGGTGACGCTGTCGACTCTCGACAGGACGGTGGCACTCCGAGCAATGTCACCAACCTTGCCGAGTGCAATGCTCACCAACTACGAAAACTTCGTGTACGCGCAGGCGCAATACTACCCGCATGCGCTGGCTGCCTTGAAGCAAGGGGATGCggtcactgcagcagctgtgacAGGTGCCCAAGAAGCGATCGGCGCGAgatcctccccctcttctcgaCCGACTGCCGGGACGCTTCAGCATGTCTCAGTGATCCAGCGCGTGTACAGGGATGCCGTTGCCGGCGCTGTCGTTTCAGAGAAGGACCTCTTTCAGCTTAGCACCACCGTCGACACATCCTCGGCAGACGAGGTCGCCATGGCCACTTACGTGTTTGCACGCGGGAAGGAGCTGCCGTCGGACTTGCTGATGTGGCTGCCAAAGCGGTTGATGTCGCTGACGCTGGAGGGTGTTGTGGCACTTGTCCGTGCAGGCCGCCACGACCGTCGCGGCGCACTGGCTAGAGTGCTGCCGGTGTGTCTGCGCAATTCCGTCCACTTGCAAGAGTGCATTTTGTCTGCCCCCACAATGGTTCTGGTAGAGCTGGTCGAGGCCCTCGGCCGGCCACTCCCCCGGTGGACGGCACCAAGCGACCAGGCGAGTTCCTTGGAAGAGCAGGTCTTCGACATGGTGGTTGCACACCTCTTGCTACAAGTGGAGCagatgccgctgcctgcaCTTCTGTCTGTGATGAAGATCGGCGGCTGTCGCCTCGCTAGAACGGATGACCTCATGCAAGCTGTGTGCGGCCGCGTCGCCGACCACCTCGTAGCGGCAGTGACTCCACCATCTATCTCCCTCTGCCTGGAAGTTCTGGCGTCGTTACAGTTGGGTAACTGTAGGCAGGAGCGACTTCTGGACCTTCTCGCCGATGCCATTGCAGCGCACTTTTCTCCCATGTCGCAGCTCACCACCAGTGCGGACGCGCCACGCCTCGCAGCCCTGCTGCGCTTTGCGACGACTCAGTTGAAGTACGGCTCGCCagagatggcggcggtgggcacAAACCTTCTGCAGAGGGTACGGCAAGGAGACTGGGACTCGCTGCCACcggaggcgctggtggcagcagctctcttcgctctcgacagcagcactcTCGTTTCATCCGCGGTATCGCTGGAACTCCCGcacgcagtggtggcgcacttggtggcggcgcagcgcttgGCGAGCACTGTGACCGTTGACTTGGCCATCGCCCTTGTCGAGCTACTCGAGCTCATCCCCACTGTGGACGCAGATCATGCCCAGGCGCTCGTGACGTGTGTGCTGCCGGTTGCTTCGGCGCTCTCTCCACCGGTGGTAGCTCGGCTGCTGTTTGTGCGGCATCGCAACTCCATAGCAGCAGTAGCCGCTACTGCGCCTTCGGCAGATGTCGCAGCAGAGCTCTACACCACTGTCGGCAAGCATGTGCTTGGCCTCCCTCCCGAGACGTTTACCGCCCTgtgcgtcgttgctgcgcgCCCTGGCTTCGAGGCGGCACTCGCCAACCTTCTCGTTGACATGTTGCCCCTCATGGCCGACGCCCTCTCGGCACACCAGCTAAGTCGGTGCGTGTTTGGACTAGGGGAGATGGCGGATGCGGGCCAGCGTCTCTCGCATCAAGTCATGACGGAGGCTCTCTCCGACTACGTCGTCGACAACCTTGAGTTGTTCACCAGTGCCTGCGACATCGCTACCCTTCTGCACGGCTTCGCCAAGTTGCAGTGCACGAAGCGCCACCTCTACAGCGTCTTCGCCACGCAACTCCTGCGCCGTCCCATCAAGTCGACTTTGGACTTCCGCTCGATCAgtctgctcttcttcgcgtTCGGCAGCGTGAGGTTTGTGAACAAGGACCTCATGGACCTTCTCTGTCGTGTCTTCGTCGCCCACATCGACAGTCTTGCCGCCCCAGATGTGCTCATGTCGCTTCGCGGACTCAGTCGCATGAATCTTCTGAACGACAGCTTTTACCGTAAGCTCGGCATGAAGGCGACTGAGCTTGTTGACGAGTTcccgctgcaggcgcagtgCGATCTCCTCCACGCGTACggcgctgtggaggaggctcATCCCAAACTGGCAGAGACGCTCTCGAAACGCAttgccgcggcggtggagtcGTTGCCCTCTGTCTCCGTCGCCACGGACGTGCTGACGTCGTTGTGGCTCATGGGCACTAACATGGTGACGAACGAGAGCATAGAAACGATTGTCAACTACGTGGTGCGGAACGCGAGTGAACTGACCGGGTCGGACATCAGGAAGCTGTGCTCCATTACGCTCAATCAAAACTGGAAGCACcccgagctgctgcacggcatGGCAGCACGTGCCATCGCGttgcaggaggagcagcagctagAGGCCACCACCGCGCGCGCGGTGCTGGACACGCTGAGCTCGCAACTTGTTTTCCACCAGGCGGCGCGTGTTCAGCTGTCGCACTTGGCTCGCACCGTGAGCAAAGAGACGGTTCTGCTCTCCGGAGAGGAACAGGAGCAGCTGAACCTCATCACGAGCAACTAA
- a CDS encoding rrp44p-like protein (TriTrypDB/GeneDB-style sysID: LpmP.28.0330) — protein sequence MNAMEDRRVQNIILLTTVMSEVQNRNKAMYARLQLLLGDKKKQCFVFANDRHEQTHCMRKEGESPNDFNDRAIRVAAQWYARHVVAAFPGTADLSTSGVIVVSHDQAFKQAMNASEEAQRVSNLRCVSLRDYIKLNVASDSDLLEKIQAEEPEGMKESPSTRQLFTPYLSMTALDAGVQDGSLYKGKLRVSETSCFFGEIRGKFERHNFQRILIQGRANMNRAIHDDIVAVQLLPVSSWRGPKGSAPLSESVSEDDAIAARFSPAGKVVGLLSSNRRPFCGSLDETELERVKANKSGNVSILFQPKNNRIPRIRISTRHVQDLMDKRLSVVIDDWPLYSSFPVGHYVEVLGKIGDRDTEATVILLENDVPHYDFSEAVHDCLPKGQWAVTKDEEAKRLDLRDLCIVSVDPLGCRDIDDALHCRAVNGNHLEVGVHIADVTHFLPGGTAMDEEAAKRSTSVYLVDRRINMLPQLLTENLCSLVEAEDRYAFSILWEFDENLNVVRDWFGKTIIRSRGALYYGDAQRMIDNPADTSDIAVSLRELMRLSKHFKAHREKDGALFLASQEFKFKVDNEHVNPTDMQMYQTFEANSMIEEWMLYANAAVATKVYESYPQWALLRRHERPAEGAFDTLNDALFGKLHVRLDDTTSLTLNTSLDKCEDPRDPYFNRLIRILTTRCLRQAQYFSSGGIPKDEFCHFGLAMPIYTHFTSPIRRYADVIVHRQLAAAIGVASVSEEQMNAGRMKTIAENLNYRHEQAQRAGRDSQNLFTGFYLRNFEDGKIPDEEGYVVRVSETHVFVLVPKYGQESRIPREQLQTVPGLLDKVKVGIQLKRQGDVMRTKLVFRLIGMMRDGEEGGVLVADDEAYDIIEDGEEAAEDAQKAARGTSRACVAAGGSGIEALEPGLKRAKAEGVETALPTSL from the coding sequence ATGAACGCCATGGAGGATCGTCGCGTGCAGAACATTATTCTCCTCACTACCGTCATGAGCGAGGTGCAGAACCGCAACAAAGCCATGTATGCGCGGCTGCAACTCCTCCTCGGGGATAAGAAGAAGCAGTGCTTCGTCTTCGCGAACGACCGGCATGAGCAGACGCACTGCATGCGCAAGGAGGGGGAGTCACCCAACGACTTCAACGATCGCGCGATTCGAGTGGCGGCGCAGTGGTACGCGCGGCACGTGGTAGCCGCCTTCCCGGGCACGGCGGACTTATCGACGTCCGGCGTGATTGTCGTCTCGCACGATCAGGCCTTCAAGCAGGCCATGAACGCGTcagaggaggcgcagagggTGAGCAACCTGCGCTGCGTATCGCTGCGTGACTACATAAAGCTGAACGTTGCCAGCGACTCGGACTTGCTGGAGAAGATTCAGGCCGAGGAGCCGGAAGGGATGAAAGAGTCGCCGTCGACGCGGCAGCTCTTCACGCCGTACCTCAGCATGACCGCCCTGGACGCCGGCGTGCAAGACGGGAGTCTGTACAAAGGAAAGCTGCGCGTCAGTGAGACAAGCTGCTTCTTTGGCGAGATACGCGGCAAGTTCGAGCGCCACAACTTCCAGCGGATTCTCATACAGGGCCGTGCCAATATGAACCGCGCGATTCATGACGACATCGTGGCAGTGCAGCTACTGCCCGTGTCGAGCTGGCGTGGCCCCAAAGGCTCAGCGCCCTTATCAGAGTCTGTGAGCGAAGATGATGCCATCGCAGCCCGCTTCAGTCCTGCCGGCAAGGTGGTGGGCCTACTCTCCTCTAACCGCCGGCCGTTCTGCGGCAGCCTCGATGAGACTGAGCTCGAGCGGGTCAAGGCGAACAAGTCTGGTAATGTCTCCATCCTGTTTCAGCCCAAGAATAACCGAATCCCGCGCATTCGCATCAGCACCCGCCATGTGCAGGACTTGATGGACAAACGTCTTAGCGTTGTGATTGACGACTGGCCCTTGTACAGCAGCTTTCCAGTTGGGCACTACGTCGAGGTCCTCGGGAAGATCGGCGATCGCGACACGGAGGCGACAGTGATTCTCTTGGAGAATGATGTCCCGCACTACGACTTCAGCGAGGCTGTCCACGACTGCCTCCCAAAGGGGCAATGGGCTGTGAccaaggacgaggaggcgaagcggctgGACTTGCGCGACTTGTGCATTGTGAGCGTCGACCCGCTGGGCTGCCGCGATATTGATGatgcgctgcactgccgtgCCGTGAATGGCAACCACCTCGAGGTGGGTGTGCACATTGCGGATGTCACGCACTTTCTGCCCGGGGGCACGGCCatggacgaggaggccgcaAAGCGCAGCACGAGCGTGTACTTGGTGGACCGGCGCATCAACatgctgccacagctgctgacGGAGAACCTCTGCTCGCTAGTGGAAGCTGAGGACCGCTACGCCTTTTCGATTCTCTGGGAATTCGATGAGAACCTGAACGTGGTGCGCGATTGGTTTGGCAAGACAATCATCCGCTCACGCGGCGCCCTCTACTACGGCGATGCTCAGCGCATGATCGACAATCCGGCTGACACCTCCGATATTGCCGTctcgctgcgcgagctgaTGCGGCTCAGCAAGCACTTCAAGGCGCACCGCGAGAAGGATGGCGCCCTCTTTCTGGCGTCGCAGGAGTTCAAGTTCAAGGTGGACAACGAGCATGTCAATCCAACCGACATGCAGATGTACCAAACCTTCGAGGCGAACTCGATGATCGAAGAATGGATGCTGTACGCCAACGCGGCGGTAGCGACGAAGGTGTATGAGTCCTACCCCCAGtgggcactgctgcgccgccacgagcGACCTGCTGAAGGCGCGTTCGACACGCTGAATGACGCTTTGTTCGGCAAACTGCACGTACGCCTCGACGACACTACCTCACTGACGCTAAACACGTCCCTCGACAAGTGCGAGGACCCACGGGACCCATACTTCAACAGACTCATTCGAATCCTAACAACACGATGTCTGCGACAGGCGCAGTACTTCTCCAGCGGTGGCATCCCCAAGGACGAGTTTTGCCACTTTGGACTTGCCATGCCCATCTACACCCACTTCACGTCCCCAATCCGCCGCTACGCCGATGTCATCGTTCATCGCCAGCTGGCGGCCGCTATCGGCGTCGCCAGCGTGAGTGAGGAGCAAATGAACGCGGGGCGGATGAAGACTATCGCAGAAAACCTCAACTACCGCCacgagcaggcgcagcgagcgGGCCGGGACTCGCAGAACCTCTTCACCGGGTTCTACCTGCGCAACTTCGAGGATGGGAAGATCCCTGATGAGGAAGGCTATGTCGTGCGCGTGTCAGAGACGCATGTATTTGTGCTTGTTCCCAAGTACGGCCAGGAGAGCCGCATCCCGCGGGAGCAGCTGCAAACAGTGCCGGGCTTGCTGGATAAAGTGAAAGTGGGTATCCAGCTCAAACGGCAGGGTGATGTCATGCGCACGAAACTCGTATTCCGCCTGATTGGCATGATGCGCGACggcgaggaaggcggggTGCTGGTGGCAGACGACGAGGCGTACGACATCATTGAGgatggcgaggaggccgccgaGGATGCACAGAAGGCGGCGCGAGGTACGTCAAGGGCATGTGTAGCAgcgggtggcagcggcattGAGGCATTGGAGCCGGGTCTTAAACGGGCTAAAGCTGAGGGAGTCGAGACTGCCCTGCCGACATCGCTGTAG
- a CDS encoding hypothetical protein (TriTrypDB/GeneDB-style sysID: LpmP.28.0310), which produces MYTARPRWSHDDDDSVSVVQSTHDYTQRIFKTKPQSAQWVRGLAEDGEEDYPTGGFRRRRANIHKWEELDDTLDEALQVTAHAETWRRQWLLYPNILAIAYLCLIFVRMMKGLHRSYRLDYPTTPWQLELYGRRYGENGVSFLMRVCVPLAIPHAVGAAYTLSLTYIIGGAARRFTALCGVGLSLLSMGALFTQSSLLFACCGLSPYSQRWECDLPFVLHHVCSAIRVLCPLLAVWCVAPVLDQLRGCGYRWRCVLAVPCVMALACLASSLYDEVPSHRMLDLAHISVLIAWPLFVKSCWKQKRFVAVVTTEKPHEK; this is translated from the coding sequence ATGTATACAGCCCGACCGCGGTGGTCGCACGATGACGATGATAGTGTGAGCGTGGTGCAAAGCACACACGACTACACACAACGCATCTTCAAGACCAAGCCTCAGAGTGCGCAGTGGGTGCGAGGGTTGGCAGAGGATGGCGAGGAAGACTACCCCACCGGTGGCTttcggcggcgccgagctAACATACACAAATGGGAGGAGCTTGACGACACCCTTGACGAAGCGTTACAAGTCACCGCCCACGCGGAAACGTGGCGTCGCCAATGGTTGCTTTACCCCAACATCCTTGCAATAGCCTACCTGTGCTTGATCTTCGTGCGTATGATGAAGGGACTCCATCGCTCTTACCGGCTCGATTACCCCACCACGCCGTGGCAGCTGGAACTGTACGGGCGCCGGTACGGCGAGAACGGCGTCTCCTTCCTGatgcgcgtctgtgtgccaCTGGCGATCCCGCACGCGGTGGGGGCAGCGTACACGCTGAGTCTAACGTACATTATTGGTGGGGCAGCACGCAGATTCACTGCGCTGTGTGGCGTTggcttgtcgctgctgtccatGGGCGCGCTCTTCACGCAGAGCTCGCTGCTGTTCGCATGTTGTGGCCTCTCGCCCTACAGTCAACGGTGGGAGTGCGACTTGCCATTTGTCCTCCACCACGTCTGCAGCGCCATTCGGGTGCTGTGCCCGCTGCTAGCGGTGTGGTGTGTAGCTCCGGTGCTGGACCAGCTGCGGGGCTGTGGCTaccggtggcggtgcgttCTCGCCGTGCCCTGCGTCATGGCCTTAGCCTGCCTGGCCAGTTCCCTGTACGATGAGGTGCCCTCGCACAGAATGTTGGATTTGGCGCACATTTCGGTGCTCATCGCCTGGCCTCTGTTCGTCAAGTCATGTTGGAAGCAGAAACGCTTTGTAGCGGTGGTTACGACGGAGAAGCCGCACGAGAAGTAA
- a CDS encoding hypothetical protein (TriTrypDB/GeneDB-style sysID: LpmP.28.0370): MLAALSRSPVPALIVPHVCRGAHLSLEAVRAFFEHAFCESLPLTHTDLVRSAYSPLMEDAPHDEDTLTSGIEVACRSLQQQWTKHAEEWEELLYGRHDLADAQLGLCPRPCTWVEDMMAGGAYDL, translated from the coding sequence ATGCTGGCCGCACTATCGCGCTCCCCTGTTCCCGCGCTCATCGTGCCGCATGTGTGCCGCGGTGCTCACCTGAGCCTCGAGGCCGTACGGGCGTTCTTCGAGCATGCGTTCTGCGAGTCTCTACCgctcacccacacagaccTTGTCCGGAGCGCCTACAGCCCACTGATGGAGGATGCCCCGCACGACGAGGATACGCTGACGTCAGGTATCGAGGTGGCGTGCCGCAgtttgcagcagcagtggacaAAGCATGCGGAAGAGTGGGAGGAGTTGCTATACGGCCGACACGACCTCGCGGATGCCCAGCTGGGCCTCTGCCCGCGCCCATGCACATGGGTAGAGGACATGATGGCAGGCGGCGCTTACGACCTGTGA
- a CDS encoding hypothetical protein (TriTrypDB/GeneDB-style sysID: LpmP.28.0320): protein MSSSMIPLGATAQRVKMLECGPCALRSAMRRAGRGGWTPPLADLAVDIVAGALTLTSATEVLVPASLVHYVESCRAEATRTARSALTQQPWRAWDVALEERRLVTLVAARDVAHFVSSDCYGGVYRTLCVPVPAGPLVAQLDFGIPVDTFYAEVLPGVLDAVDANGRVRWRAWMRSALTCAYEGTHVPPIRTAEYTSQLLRQRGGCESVMWEAAMTGLTPRWLETASKTALAVGVPPGSLALALPEESSCTARLLAKSVEVGVVAWATCAVVDSPLYPHASPLASPQSVQLFATGWNDVSATEPPTCDGDDNAFEAAEESLVQCLGFVDAVRERATALLCIDAREKDSKTQMCYPSTRTGS, encoded by the coding sequence aTGTCGTCTTCCATGATTCCACTGGGCGCGACTGCGCAGCGGGTAAAGATGCTTGAGTGCGGCCCCTGTGCACTCCGCTCAGCGATGCGGAGGGCCGGTCGGGGGGGCTGGACACCGCCGCTGGCAGACCTTGCTGTGGACATTGTGGCCGGCGCCCTCACTCTCACCAGCGCAACCGAGGTTCTCGTCCCCGCCTCACTCGTGCACTATGTGGAGTCCTGCAGGGCGGAGGCAACACGGACTGCCCGCAGCGCGCTGACACAGCAGCCATGGCGAGCGTGGGACGTGGCACTCGAGGAACGGCGCCTGGTGACCCTGGTCGCGGCCCGGGACGTGGCCCACTTCGTGAGCAGCGACTGCTACGGTGGCGTATACCGCACTTTATGTGTCCCCGTTCCGGCTGGACCTCTTGTGGCACAGCTCGACTTCGGCATCCCTGTGGACACGTTTTATGCAGAGGTGCTGCCAGGGGTGCTGGACGCGGTTGATGCCAACGGTCGTGTTCGGTGGCGCGCTTGGATGCGGTCGGCTCTTACGTGTGCGTACGAAGGCACGCACGTACCACCGATCCGCACTGCAGAGTACACGAGTCAGCTGCTTCGGCAGAGAGGCGGGTGCGAGAGCGTGATGTGGGAGGCTGCCATGACAGGCCTGACCCCTCGCTGGTTGGAGACGGCGTCCAAGACGGCTTTAGCGGTAGGCGTGCCACCAGGGTCACTGGCATTGGCACTCCCGGAGGAGTCTAGCTGCACCGCACGACTCTTGGCCAAGTCTGTCGAGGTTGGCGTCGTGGCATGGGCCACGTGTGCGGTTGTTGACAGTCCTCTCTATCCTCACGCATCCCCCCTGGCCTCTCCGCAGTCCGTGCAGCTCTTCGCGACGGGCTGGAACGATGTATCTGCAACTGAGCCACCAACGtgcgatggcgacgacaaCGCGTTTGAGGCTGCGGAGGAGAGTCTGGTGCAGTGCCTCGGTTTTGTGGACGCGGTCAGGGAGCGCGCCACAGCTCTCCTGTGCATCGACGCACGCGAGAAAGACTCCAAGACTCAGATGTGTTACccaagcacacgcaccggcAGCTAG